The Psychrobacter arenosus region CCTAATTAAGCATTAATGGCTTTGATTCTTAACAAGGTGTACCACTGGCGGTGACCTTGCTCTTTATGATAATGCTTACGACGCTTGTGCTTAACGATGCGAATTTTTTCGCCACGGCCATGATCAACGACTTCAGCTTCTACACTGGCGCCATCAACAATAGGCTGACCGATTTTAACAGTTTCGCCATCAACGACCATTAAAACATCTTCAAACTTGATCGTTTCGCCTTTTTCTACTTTTAGTAATTCTACTTTAAGTAGCTCGTCAGTGCTTACACGGTGTTGCTTACCACCACTTTTGATTACTGCGTACATTGTCAGACTCCGTTTAACCCGTGTGCCGTGGCTGCCATAATGACAACACTTCTACAACGAACACGACAGGGAAAAATTAAAGGCAAAATTTTACGTTATTCTCTGCTCAATTGCAAGTAGAGAATGCTCGGACTGCTGGCCTAATTATTCATCAAAAACTATCGCCATTGACTTCATGACAATGGGGATTGATAGCTTAAGACTAAGGTTATTGGACTTAGCGAGATTATTGTAGCGATTTTCTGCCGCTTTGCCTATCTATAGTAGTTATTACCTGACCCAATATGGCTCGATGAGCGTTACTAAATGCGTTTGGCTAAGCTTTTCTACTTGTTATCCTACAGATTTATTGTCAAAATCCGTGCTACTTATAAAGGCAGTACTGTGACTTAGTCAAGACAGTGTTATTCATTAATACGTAGCCTTTATTTCTTGGCTGAGTTGCCATTCAGTAACCTACATCTTTCTGCTGGCGGCTTATATTGGTATGATGCTTGCTGATTAAATGCTGTGGGTTGGCAAAATCAGGTTGTCCCTGACGCTGTGCCCGAAT contains the following coding sequences:
- the rplU gene encoding 50S ribosomal protein L21; its protein translation is MYAVIKSGGKQHRVSTDELLKVELLKVEKGETIKFEDVLMVVDGETVKIGQPIVDGASVEAEVVDHGRGEKIRIVKHKRRKHYHKEQGHRQWYTLLRIKAINA